The genomic window CGACGGCGGGCGGGTCCGCTGGCTCGACCTGCTGCTGATCACCGTCGCGATGGTCGGGGCGCGGACGTTCGCGATGGCCGCCAACCGGATCCTCGACCGCCGGATCGACGCCCGGAACCCGCGCACCGCGAACCGGGAACTGGTCACCGGGGCGGTGAGCGTGCGGACGGCCTGGACCGGCGCGGCCGTCGCGCTGGTCGTCTTCCTCGCCGCCGCCGCCCTGCTCAACCCGCTCTGCCTGGTGCTCGCCCCGCTCGCGGTGATCCCGCTGGTCGTCTACCCGTACGGCAAGCGGTTCACCAACTGGCCGCACGCCATCCTGGCGATCGCCCAGGCGGTCGGCCCGGTCGGCGCCTGGCTCGCGGTCACCGGCACCCTCGCCGGCTCCTGGCCGGCCTGGCTGCTCGGCGCGGCCGTCGGCCTCTGGATCGGCGGCTTCGACCTGATCTACGCCTGCCAGGACGCCGACGTGGACCGGGAGATCGGCGTGCACAGCGTCCCCGCGCGCTACGGGCTGCGCTTCGCGCTGCACGCCTCCACCGTCGCGCACGTGGTCACCTTCGCGCTCTTCATCTGGTTCGGCGCCCTGGTCGGCTTCGGCTGGCTCTGGTGGATCGGGCTGGCGTTCACCGCGGTCGCCTTCGGCTACCAGCACCTGGTGGTCAGCCCCACCGACCTCAGCAAGGTCAACCGGGCGTTCTTCACCGCCAACGGCTTCGTCGGCATCGCGCTCTTCGTCTTCGCCGTGCTCGACCTGGTGGTCCGCCTCGACCTGCGACCCTGAGCGGCGGGGTCAGGACGCGGGGGCGACCGGGTAGCGGCCGCTCTCCAACGTCCAGTCCACCGTGCCGCGCACCGCGTGGGCGACCCCGTCGAGGTGGGCGGTGACCGCCTCGTCCAGCGCCGGACCGAACGACGGCACCGCGGCGCGCAGCGCGACGAACCGGGCCATCCCCGCCCGCCAGCGCTCGGCCACCAGCTCCACCGCGGTCTCCACCGGCACCCCGTGCTCGGTCGCCATCGCCAGCACCAGGTTGTGGCCACCGGCGCTGGCCCGGTCCTGGTCCAGCGACGCCAGGTCGTTGAACCAGGAGAGCAGATCGTTGCCGACTTCGGCGATCCGGCGCAGCACGGGATGGTGGTAGACCGCGTCGGGCAGCGACCGGCCGGTCGCGAACTCGATCAGTGGGTACGACACGTACGCCGCCGAGGTCGCCCGGCGCAGCTCCACGTACTCGGCGACCCCGGGGGCCCGGCCGGCGGCCTTCGCGACCGCCTCCCGCCAGGCGCCGTCCAGGTGGTGGGCGACCGCGTCGGTGAAGCGCAGCCGCCAGCGGGCCGGCATCCGCCGTCGGGGCTCCCGCCAGGCCTGCACCAGCAGCCGCCGCAGCGGCCCCGAGAAGCCGGGATGACGCGCCCGAGGCCCCTCGCGCAGCAGGGCGAGCACCCCGTCGCGGAGCGCGCGGATCTGCGGCGGCGTCAGCCGGTCCGGCCGGTCGCAGGCGTCGTCGACCAGGAAGAACCAGGTGAACAGGACGGTCAGCACGCGCAGGTCCGACTCGGCGGCGTCCGGGTAGAGCCGGCCGGCGTACCGGGCGAAGCCCGCCCGGCGCAGCCGGTCCAGGGCCACCGCGTCCAGGGGCAGGCCGAGGCCGACGAGCTGGTCGGGCAGCCACTGCTGGGTGCGGTCGGCGTACGGGGAGAGTCGGGGCGCGAGCGGGCAGTCGGACCGCAGCGACCGGAGCACCGCCTCCGTCATCCCGATCCCTCCCGTGGCCGTGGATCGCCGACGGAAGCATGGCAGGTCGCCGCGA from Micromonospora kangleipakensis includes these protein-coding regions:
- a CDS encoding terpene synthase family protein: MTEAVLRSLRSDCPLAPRLSPYADRTQQWLPDQLVGLGLPLDAVALDRLRRAGFARYAGRLYPDAAESDLRVLTVLFTWFFLVDDACDRPDRLTPPQIRALRDGVLALLREGPRARHPGFSGPLRRLLVQAWREPRRRMPARWRLRFTDAVAHHLDGAWREAVAKAAGRAPGVAEYVELRRATSAAYVSYPLIEFATGRSLPDAVYHHPVLRRIAEVGNDLLSWFNDLASLDQDRASAGGHNLVLAMATEHGVPVETAVELVAERWRAGMARFVALRAAVPSFGPALDEAVTAHLDGVAHAVRGTVDWTLESGRYPVAPAS
- the mqnP gene encoding menaquinone biosynthesis prenyltransferase MqnP; amino-acid sequence: MAVLDAPAEKPGRVKSFLKLVAIEHSVFALPFAYLSALTAMRVDGGRVRWLDLLLITVAMVGARTFAMAANRILDRRIDARNPRTANRELVTGAVSVRTAWTGAAVALVVFLAAAALLNPLCLVLAPLAVIPLVVYPYGKRFTNWPHAILAIAQAVGPVGAWLAVTGTLAGSWPAWLLGAAVGLWIGGFDLIYACQDADVDREIGVHSVPARYGLRFALHASTVAHVVTFALFIWFGALVGFGWLWWIGLAFTAVAFGYQHLVVSPTDLSKVNRAFFTANGFVGIALFVFAVLDLVVRLDLRP